From the Silvanigrella paludirubra genome, one window contains:
- a CDS encoding peptide MFS transporter codes for MTTKTKQPKGMYILAFTEIFERFSYYTLSFLLVLYASAPLYGGGLGWSNEKALGLVGIYTMTAYTLPILGSFIADRFIGKGKSVILGGCIIILGHFFMLFSKNESIFYLALFCVALGTSFFKPCMPSLLGDLYKANDTRRESGFSWYYFGINIGAMIAGVSSGLLTQKFGYQVALSSAGVGMVIGMVVFILGKKHLVLEFDRKSKKVVDPNKKPISKVQMKALYSLIIAFVFFALWTTVYNIAISGTLTLYIEKFTNKTVFNVDIPTTFFMSLESLTIILFTPIITFVLTKLATKNKYPHFFTQMNLAVFIAAASVFYFTYLAHIGHGIEEGVKPFQYYQFILFIVLLSISETIISPVMMSAISIMAPLKYKSLFQAFYLATFGLTGLLAAKIGALSLKSPFETFLIVSIVILVGAIVYYFVKPKMIKTANEAAKEQLKQQGSLK; via the coding sequence ATGACCACAAAAACAAAACAACCTAAGGGTATGTACATTCTAGCATTTACCGAAATTTTCGAAAGATTTAGTTATTATACTTTATCTTTTCTATTGGTTTTATATGCATCAGCTCCTCTTTATGGTGGTGGTTTAGGTTGGAGTAACGAAAAAGCATTGGGTTTAGTAGGAATATATACAATGACGGCCTACACTCTTCCTATATTAGGATCATTTATAGCAGATAGATTTATTGGAAAAGGAAAGTCTGTTATTTTAGGTGGCTGTATTATTATTCTAGGCCATTTTTTCATGCTTTTCTCAAAAAATGAGAGTATTTTTTATTTAGCATTATTTTGTGTTGCCTTAGGAACAAGTTTTTTTAAACCTTGTATGCCATCACTCTTAGGTGATTTATATAAAGCAAATGATACAAGAAGAGAGTCTGGATTTAGCTGGTACTATTTTGGAATCAATATTGGAGCCATGATAGCTGGTGTAAGCAGCGGTTTATTAACTCAAAAGTTTGGTTATCAAGTTGCCTTATCTTCCGCTGGTGTTGGAATGGTAATTGGTATGGTTGTTTTTATTTTAGGAAAAAAACATCTTGTCCTTGAATTTGATAGAAAATCTAAAAAAGTTGTCGATCCAAATAAAAAGCCAATCTCAAAAGTTCAAATGAAAGCTCTCTATTCATTAATTATTGCATTTGTATTTTTTGCCCTTTGGACAACAGTATATAATATTGCTATTTCAGGAACTCTTACATTATATATTGAAAAATTTACAAATAAGACTGTATTTAATGTAGATATTCCTACAACATTTTTTATGTCTTTAGAAAGTTTAACAATTATATTATTTACACCTATTATTACTTTTGTTTTAACTAAATTAGCGACAAAAAACAAATACCCACATTTTTTTACTCAAATGAATTTAGCAGTATTTATTGCAGCAGCATCTGTATTTTATTTTACTTATTTAGCACATATTGGACATGGAATAGAAGAAGGGGTAAAACCATTTCAATATTATCAATTCATATTATTTATTGTTTTATTATCAATAAGTGAAACAATTATTTCACCAGTTATGATGTCTGCTATTAGTATTATGGCTCCGCTTAAATATAAGTCATTATTTCAAGCCTTTTATTTAGCAACATTTGGCTTAACAGGTTTGCTTGCTGCAAAAATAGGAGCTCTTTCATTGAAATCTCCATTTGAAACTTTTTTAATTGTGAGTATTGTCATTTTGGTGGGTGCTATTGTTTATTATTTTGTGAAACCCAAAATGATAAAAACAGCCAATGAAGCTGCAAAAGAGCAATTAAAGCAGCAAGGAAGTTTAAAATAG
- a CDS encoding mechanosensitive ion channel family protein, with product MNSITLDDYYLQHIVTSLIFFFVLIAIRFLLVKQVSHLKISPAETKRSIIVKINNIFIIIIFLSFITIWSDEIKTMAISFVAIAAAIAIATKEFILCFIGGLYKWLSKPFSVGDRIEVSTFRGEVVDFKFLSTTLIEIGPGKEHSQYTGRVLVIPNSIYLTSTIAKESHTESFTLHSFIVPISNNEDWSTSERNLLIASKEACDSYFEEAKNFYASEKHFFVLGPVNIEPRVQLSIVNPNQINLIVRLPCPSLQTNQIQQNIIRYYLELQSFSKKNPIQTERPGVTVT from the coding sequence ATGAATTCGATTACTCTCGATGATTATTATCTTCAACATATTGTAACTAGTCTTATATTTTTCTTTGTTCTTATTGCCATCCGATTTTTACTTGTGAAACAAGTTTCTCATTTAAAAATATCTCCCGCAGAAACGAAGAGAAGTATTATTGTTAAAATAAATAATATTTTTATTATAATTATTTTTTTATCTTTCATAACAATATGGTCAGACGAAATTAAAACAATGGCCATATCCTTTGTAGCAATTGCTGCGGCCATTGCTATTGCTACAAAAGAATTTATTTTGTGTTTTATTGGAGGATTATATAAATGGCTTTCAAAACCCTTCTCTGTAGGAGACCGAATTGAAGTTTCTACTTTTCGGGGAGAAGTTGTCGATTTCAAATTTTTAAGCACTACATTAATTGAGATTGGTCCAGGTAAAGAACATTCACAATATACAGGACGAGTTTTAGTTATTCCAAATAGTATTTATTTAACAAGTACAATTGCTAAAGAAAGCCATACTGAAAGTTTTACCTTACATTCTTTTATCGTTCCCATCTCTAATAATGAAGATTGGAGTACCAGTGAAAGAAATTTATTAATTGCCTCAAAAGAGGCATGCGACTCTTATTTTGAAGAGGCAAAAAACTTTTACGCAAGTGAAAAGCATTTTTTTGTTTTAGGGCCAGTTAATATTGAACCACGAGTACAATTATCAATTGTGAATCCAAATCAAATCAATTTGATCGTTCGACTTCCCTGCCCCTCATTACAAACAAATCAAATTCAACAAAATATCATTCGTTATTATTTAGAACTACAAAGTTTTTCCAAAAAAAATCCAATTCAAACAGAAAGACCTGGCGTTACTGTTACTTAA
- a CDS encoding DHA2 family efflux MFS transporter permease subunit, producing the protein MTLTSRLIIFVAVLASLLEIIDTSIVNVAIPTMMGNLGATLEDVSMVITGYTVANAIVLPLSAWLGERIGRRNYYLGCISIFTITSVACGLAPNLISLIIFRILQGLAGGALLPTSQALIYEQFPKEKAGIAGAIFGMSVMVGPTLGPVLGGYLTDNYGWRSIFNINLPIGILTLFLGVICIQDRTNGVKNKTDLDVFGLILLVLGVGCLQFLLERGQADDWFESKLITSACIISFISLVTFVWWELRVKFPIINLRLFKEPIVVSGIILMSCLGFFLYGIVFILPVFLTRTFNYNAVQIGEIFIPGSLLTALFMPFIGKQVQTIRDPRILIFIGLFTVEICLYMMTFFSSLTSERDILYMLFARGVALAFLFIPINSTILSQFSGFELGQVAGLLNLFRQIGGSIGIALIGTLLARNTNYNYNQLISHVTNLNQNAMNSFNSTVMNFSNTFIKDIGLANTSSAAIASLYNRIQNQAFVLSFLQLVGIMMVIFSISFIPILFIKLKKKVQNVSDSH; encoded by the coding sequence ATGACTTTAACATCTCGATTGATTATTTTTGTTGCAGTTCTTGCCTCTCTTTTAGAAATAATTGATACCTCAATTGTAAATGTTGCTATTCCAACCATGATGGGAAATTTAGGTGCTACTTTAGAAGATGTTAGTATGGTTATTACTGGATATACTGTAGCAAATGCGATTGTGTTACCTCTATCAGCATGGCTTGGGGAACGTATTGGAAGAAGAAATTATTATTTAGGTTGTATAAGTATTTTCACAATAACTTCGGTTGCGTGTGGATTGGCTCCTAACTTAATTTCATTAATTATTTTTAGAATATTACAAGGATTAGCTGGTGGAGCTTTATTACCAACTTCACAAGCTTTAATATATGAACAATTTCCAAAAGAAAAGGCAGGCATAGCAGGAGCCATATTTGGAATGAGTGTTATGGTTGGACCAACTTTAGGACCTGTTCTTGGTGGGTATTTAACTGATAATTATGGATGGAGATCTATTTTTAATATTAATTTACCAATAGGAATATTAACTTTATTTCTAGGTGTTATTTGCATTCAAGATAGAACAAATGGAGTTAAAAATAAAACAGATTTAGATGTTTTTGGTTTGATTTTGCTCGTTCTTGGAGTTGGCTGTTTGCAATTTTTATTAGAGAGAGGTCAAGCAGATGATTGGTTTGAATCTAAATTAATTACTTCAGCTTGTATCATTTCATTTATTAGTTTAGTTACCTTTGTTTGGTGGGAATTGCGAGTAAAATTTCCTATTATAAATTTAAGATTATTTAAAGAACCAATTGTAGTCAGCGGTATTATATTAATGAGCTGTCTTGGCTTTTTTTTATATGGAATTGTATTTATTTTGCCGGTCTTTTTAACTCGAACATTTAATTATAATGCAGTTCAAATTGGCGAAATATTTATTCCAGGATCATTATTGACTGCATTATTTATGCCTTTTATTGGAAAACAAGTACAAACAATTCGAGATCCAAGAATTTTGATCTTTATTGGATTATTTACTGTTGAAATTTGTTTATATATGATGACATTTTTTTCTTCTTTAACTTCGGAGCGCGATATATTATATATGCTTTTTGCGAGAGGGGTCGCTTTAGCATTTTTATTTATTCCTATAAACTCAACTATTTTAAGCCAGTTTTCTGGTTTTGAACTTGGCCAAGTTGCAGGACTCCTCAATTTATTTCGACAAATTGGTGGAAGTATTGGAATCGCTTTAATAGGTACCTTATTAGCAAGAAATACAAATTACAATTATAATCAATTAATTTCACACGTAACAAATTTAAATCAAAATGCAATGAATAGTTTTAACTCCACAGTTATGAATTTTTCAAATACTTTTATAAAAGATATCGGTTTAGCTAATACTTCTTCAGCAGCAATTGCAAGTTTATACAATCGTATTCAAAATCAAGCCTTTGTTTTAAGTTTTTTGCAGTTAGTAGGTATCATGATGGTTATTTTTTCGATCTCTTTTATTCCTATTTTATTTATCAAATTAAAGAAAAAAGTTCAAAATGTTTCAGATTCCCATTGA
- a CDS encoding HlyD family secretion protein has product MPIPIKKILLSIVGITTLTIISYFIYQNVVYISTDNAQIEGHAFLLAPKVSGFISKVNAVQGKKVKKGDVLIEIDNRDYLNSLKQVKYNLISLTAKLTDSDNNFKRTEKLFKIGAATPQQYDSSLANLTDLKAQKESLEAQLAEAELQLEYTKIKAPMNGIISKTSAEVGQLASIGVSLIGFVDTEERWITANFKETEIEYIKNGESVQIEVDAYSNKTYKGFVYAQSSSTGATFTLLPPDNATGNFTKVVQRVPVRIHFEKLSEQDIEMLKNGLSAFIKIKKNRMK; this is encoded by the coding sequence ATGCCCATTCCCATAAAAAAAATACTCCTTTCTATTGTTGGAATTACAACACTAACTATTATTTCATATTTTATTTATCAAAATGTAGTATATATCTCTACAGATAATGCTCAAATTGAAGGACATGCTTTTTTATTAGCTCCGAAAGTTTCAGGATTTATTTCTAAAGTAAATGCAGTTCAAGGTAAAAAAGTAAAAAAAGGGGATGTTTTAATTGAAATTGACAATCGTGATTATTTAAATTCATTAAAACAAGTCAAATATAATTTAATTTCTCTAACTGCTAAATTAACAGATTCTGATAATAATTTTAAGAGAACAGAAAAATTATTTAAAATTGGCGCTGCAACTCCTCAGCAATATGATTCTAGTCTTGCTAATTTAACCGATTTAAAAGCTCAAAAAGAAAGTTTAGAAGCTCAGTTGGCTGAAGCAGAATTACAATTAGAGTATACAAAAATAAAAGCACCAATGAATGGAATTATATCAAAAACATCTGCAGAAGTGGGTCAACTTGCTTCTATAGGTGTTTCTTTAATAGGTTTTGTAGATACAGAAGAAAGATGGATTACAGCAAATTTTAAAGAAACAGAAATTGAGTACATTAAAAATGGAGAATCTGTTCAAATAGAAGTAGATGCCTATTCTAATAAAACTTATAAAGGCTTTGTTTATGCACAAAGTTCTTCTACAGGCGCAACTTTTACTTTGTTACCCCCCGATAACGCAACAGGAAATTTTACTAAAGTTGTTCAACGTGTACCTGTTAGAATCCATTTTGAAAAGTTATCAGAGCAAGATATTGAAATGTTAAAAAATGGTTTATCTGCTTTTATTAAAATAAAGAAAAACCGGATGAAATAA
- a CDS encoding DMT family transporter, with amino-acid sequence MIKAIIYLLISIIFEVFATTSLKMSDGFTKLWPSIFVVVGYAIAFYCMSLSTKQLPLSFVYAAWSGFGTILISLVSYYYFKENFDFYKIIGLIFIIFGVILMKLSNILLKNG; translated from the coding sequence ATGATAAAAGCAATTATCTATTTACTTATTTCTATTATTTTTGAAGTTTTTGCAACAACATCGTTAAAAATGTCTGACGGTTTTACTAAACTATGGCCTAGTATTTTTGTTGTTGTAGGTTACGCAATTGCTTTTTATTGTATGTCATTAAGTACAAAACAGCTCCCTTTGAGTTTTGTTTACGCTGCTTGGTCTGGCTTTGGAACAATATTAATTTCATTAGTAAGCTATTATTATTTTAAGGAAAATTTTGATTTTTATAAAATTATTGGGCTAATCTTCATTATATTCGGTGTTATTCTAATGAAGTTATCTAATATATTGTTAAAAAATGGTTAA
- a CDS encoding PAS domain-containing protein — MKNKIEPINQEVEFGFEEIFFSLTDKKGIIVDGNNVFIRVSGYQKEELISKPHNIIRHPDMPKCVFELLWKKIQADQPIVAYVKNMNVEGKFYWVLSTVIPIKDGYLSIRIKPQSPFLNVVKELYPLLLEKEKKEGMKAAYALLMEKLLEHNFETYESFMVRALSNEILTNRKLIQFAPLNIEGLGIKNPIYKEISRSFGKNSKQFNVVLDKIKSIIEFAPNLKSKTDSILLSCNKLDYISLNMSINSGNLGQETASVSIISREFQSMVSIIRGLVKKFQDNSIKLRSEIEIIEFESMYSFLQIKTIELFFNEFFNMEKDNDGEPTENSESSRKNLRILFAQLIQSINLNAIKALEKSSSSCKGLLDISNLLKGKIFSLEITKDLSKIEISRNKRIEGYFDNQIQDIQNFISGNKDNIGNIQEMTSAAANEIKNIIDSMKQINNYISSVNKKLQN; from the coding sequence ATGAAAAACAAAATTGAGCCCATTAATCAAGAAGTCGAATTCGGTTTTGAAGAAATTTTCTTTTCATTAACTGATAAAAAAGGTATTATTGTCGATGGCAATAATGTTTTTATAAGAGTCAGTGGATACCAAAAAGAAGAATTAATTTCGAAACCGCATAATATTATTCGACACCCAGATATGCCTAAATGTGTATTCGAATTATTATGGAAAAAAATACAAGCAGACCAACCTATCGTTGCATATGTCAAAAATATGAATGTAGAAGGAAAATTCTACTGGGTCCTATCTACGGTTATACCAATTAAAGATGGATATTTGTCCATTAGAATAAAACCTCAATCACCTTTTTTGAATGTTGTAAAAGAACTCTACCCCCTTCTATTAGAAAAAGAAAAAAAAGAAGGAATGAAAGCAGCTTACGCCCTTTTAATGGAAAAACTTTTAGAACACAATTTTGAAACCTATGAGTCTTTTATGGTTCGTGCTTTATCAAATGAAATACTTACTAATAGAAAATTAATTCAATTTGCCCCATTAAATATAGAAGGTTTAGGCATAAAAAACCCTATATATAAAGAAATTTCAAGAAGTTTTGGCAAAAATTCAAAACAATTTAATGTTGTTCTAGATAAAATCAAATCCATTATCGAATTTGCACCCAACTTAAAAAGCAAAACCGATTCTATTTTATTATCTTGCAATAAATTAGACTATATCTCATTAAATATGTCTATAAACTCAGGAAATTTAGGCCAAGAAACGGCTTCTGTATCCATTATTTCTCGTGAATTTCAATCTATGGTTTCCATCATTAGAGGTCTCGTAAAAAAATTTCAAGACAACTCTATTAAATTAAGAAGTGAAATCGAAATAATTGAATTTGAATCTATGTATTCTTTTTTGCAAATTAAAACAATTGAATTGTTTTTTAATGAATTTTTTAATATGGAAAAAGATAATGATGGAGAACCGACAGAAAATTCAGAATCATCAAGAAAAAATTTAAGAATATTATTTGCACAATTGATACAATCCATTAATTTAAATGCAATTAAAGCACTAGAAAAATCAAGTTCTTCTTGCAAGGGACTTTTAGATATTTCTAATTTATTAAAAGGAAAAATATTTAGTCTTGAAATTACTAAAGACCTTTCAAAGATAGAAATATCTCGAAATAAAAGAATTGAAGGTTATTTCGACAATCAAATTCAAGATATTCAAAATTTTATTTCAGGAAATAAAGATAATATTGGCAATATTCAAGAAATGACTTCAGCCGCGGCAAACGAAATTAAAAATATTATTGATAGCATGAAACAAATTAATAATTATATCAGTTCGGTTAATAAAAAATTACAAAATTAA
- a CDS encoding dicarboxylate/amino acid:cation symporter, whose translation MCATGNHHHKKISKTPLIYFIMIILGVSFGLSDISYLQNFGVFISDIFIKLFKFISLPIIALSLIVTLANYKTEFSAQKIWQRTLLYTLSTTIIAAAVSCIFYLVIKPSNIQNIAAKEFITKNSETTYLNHVLNIIPSSIFSPFIEHQVMAVLLLGIGIGIAIRLIPEANSKQTILHFFQGLHGIFLIITQWIIKIIPIGLFGFITVTAMELKNGMEFKGIGEYIAVIVLANLFQGFVILPLWLKMNGIKPYKTMKGMFPALSLAFFTKSSAGTLPVTIETAEKNININPKISRFVLPLCTSINMNGCAAFIFATVIFLMQNHGIEINLSTMVLWIFISTIAAVGNAGVPMGCFFLSASLLASMNVPIVLLGIILPFYSIIDMIETSLNVWSDSCVAKVVDKKTEFSI comes from the coding sequence ATGTGCGCTACAGGAAATCATCATCATAAAAAAATTTCAAAAACACCTCTCATTTATTTCATCATGATTATTTTAGGTGTTTCTTTTGGATTATCTGACATATCATATCTTCAAAATTTTGGAGTTTTTATATCTGATATATTTATAAAATTATTTAAATTCATAAGTTTACCAATTATTGCTTTATCCCTTATTGTTACCTTAGCAAATTATAAAACAGAATTTTCAGCTCAAAAAATATGGCAAAGAACATTATTATATACCTTAAGCACTACAATTATTGCAGCTGCTGTAAGCTGTATTTTTTATTTAGTTATAAAACCATCTAATATTCAAAATATAGCCGCAAAAGAATTTATTACAAAAAATTCCGAAACTACTTATTTAAACCATGTTTTAAATATCATCCCCTCAAGTATTTTTTCACCATTTATTGAACATCAAGTTATGGCCGTGTTACTTTTAGGCATTGGTATTGGAATTGCGATTCGCCTTATTCCCGAAGCAAATTCAAAGCAAACAATCCTTCATTTTTTTCAAGGATTACATGGTATTTTTTTAATCATAACTCAGTGGATTATAAAAATTATTCCCATTGGACTGTTTGGATTTATAACAGTTACAGCCATGGAATTAAAAAATGGAATGGAATTTAAAGGAATTGGTGAATATATAGCCGTTATTGTTCTTGCAAATTTATTTCAAGGTTTTGTCATTCTACCTTTATGGTTAAAAATGAATGGAATTAAACCATACAAAACGATGAAAGGAATGTTTCCCGCTTTATCGCTCGCTTTTTTTACGAAATCTTCTGCCGGAACTTTGCCTGTGACAATTGAAACAGCAGAAAAAAATATCAATATCAATCCTAAAATTAGCCGATTTGTTTTACCCTTATGCACAAGCATTAATATGAATGGGTGTGCCGCTTTTATATTTGCAACCGTAATATTTTTAATGCAAAATCATGGAATTGAAATTAATTTATCCACAATGGTATTATGGATTTTTATTTCAACTATTGCTGCAGTAGGAAATGCGGGCGTCCCTATGGGGTGTTTCTTCTTAAGTGCAAGTTTACTCGCCAGCATGAATGTTCCTATTGTATTATTAGGTATTATTTTACCTTTTTATAGTATAATTGATATGATCGAAACCTCATTAAATGTATGGTCGGATTCTTGTGTAGCAAAAGTAGTAGATAAGAAAACAGAATTTAGTATTTAA
- a CDS encoding substrate-binding periplasmic protein, which translates to MNTLIKFILYIFILIPNSLLFAKEIMNYSFCNKPLSVAVYENGFLYITENKSGIIVDVLNEISKKTNCKFNFILMPRARSWIELKSGRIDISASGFMSSERESYSYIIKMWNKKNFILIRKNMKVNTIEDFIKNKKLEVGIVRGTYHGSKNIEDFIEKLRKENRVQESSEQTNIYLKLANNRVQGIFGNIFVIKKYMSEIKELQGNFEILDWALDDEKFKSGIFLSKKTFNNENFKKFEEIIDNLKKNGLIKKYIKKYLTEEEIIKFKVLD; encoded by the coding sequence ATGAATACATTGATTAAATTTATATTATATATTTTTATTTTAATTCCAAATAGCTTATTATTTGCTAAAGAAATAATGAATTATTCATTTTGCAATAAACCATTATCAGTTGCTGTTTATGAAAATGGTTTTTTATACATTACAGAAAATAAATCTGGAATTATTGTAGATGTATTAAATGAAATTTCTAAAAAAACAAATTGTAAATTCAATTTTATATTAATGCCAAGAGCAAGAAGTTGGATAGAGTTAAAATCAGGAAGAATTGATATTTCTGCTTCGGGTTTTATGTCTAGTGAAAGAGAAAGCTATTCATATATAATTAAAATGTGGAATAAAAAAAATTTTATACTTATTCGAAAAAATATGAAAGTAAATACCATTGAAGACTTTATTAAAAATAAAAAATTAGAAGTTGGAATTGTCAGAGGTACATACCATGGTTCAAAAAATATTGAAGATTTTATTGAAAAATTAAGGAAAGAAAATAGGGTTCAAGAATCTTCAGAACAAACAAATATTTATTTAAAGTTAGCAAATAATAGAGTTCAAGGTATTTTTGGGAATATATTTGTAATAAAAAAATATATGTCTGAAATCAAGGAACTTCAAGGTAATTTTGAAATACTTGATTGGGCATTGGATGACGAAAAATTCAAATCGGGAATTTTTTTATCCAAAAAAACATTTAATAATGAAAATTTTAAAAAATTTGAAGAAATTATTGATAATTTGAAAAAAAATGGACTCATAAAAAAATATATTAAAAAATACTTAACTGAAGAGGAAATAATTAAATTTAAAGTCCTCGATTAA
- a CDS encoding lytic transglycosylase domain-containing protein, with product MNIKKINHLGEKPNLKSLNKKQIIKNLLFPLFLSPLIVSCQSSMNPKSSELFLSSEPSAISSKENTGTSEIVKLDENEDSSLKKNNIKTVNPKKELKVESKTVKASKPNNIKKVVAYAPSEKTKSENDLELKMNDTALLPDDVEDGENLVFNSSDNALVAESPDEFDSNSKMVSSVHPNDSILLCEDNVYYESWKTQFDQQWLASNGNEYKTQAAKNKALVQARTNEFIRVVYPSIEKTGFDFPVVINNQVLQWISYFRNSGRKSFVLWMRRGNALIPQMEEILKQNGLPTDLIYLSMIESGYSSKALSYVGAVGLWQFMPATARENGLIINDYLDERRDLKKSTKAAANYLSKLYSKFGSWHLAAASYNGGPGLVSRTLKNYGTDSSFFQLTSMGVVNKETADYVPKLIAAMIISKNPEKFGFDTTDAPTPAASKTIPVKRSISLADLAKSLNVDKNVLESLNPELRLGITPPPHATSEGHFDLEVPASKYENALMAMNSLPEASNKYIVTARINRRETLAAFAARYRINAASVLHANSKLKMNSHLRKGQLVYIPISLGTGQYDRFTSNKFSSKKFSKKMSAKNNQSIHHVSSKSSHIKVAQNSSKSKAFTKAKKQTTSSALRKKSASSKKVATSGTRKKQKQSLN from the coding sequence GTGAATATTAAGAAAATCAATCACTTAGGTGAAAAACCAAATTTGAAAAGCTTAAATAAAAAACAAATCATTAAAAATTTGCTTTTTCCCCTTTTTCTTTCACCCTTAATTGTAAGCTGCCAAAGTAGCATGAATCCTAAGTCTTCAGAACTTTTTTTATCATCTGAACCTTCTGCAATTTCAAGTAAAGAAAATACAGGAACTTCAGAAATTGTAAAATTAGATGAAAATGAAGATTCAAGTCTAAAAAAGAATAATATCAAAACTGTAAATCCTAAAAAAGAATTAAAAGTTGAATCTAAAACGGTAAAAGCTTCGAAACCAAACAATATAAAAAAAGTCGTAGCTTATGCTCCCTCTGAAAAGACAAAATCTGAAAATGATCTTGAATTAAAAATGAACGATACCGCTTTACTTCCCGATGATGTAGAAGATGGCGAAAATCTTGTTTTTAATTCTTCAGATAATGCTTTAGTTGCTGAGTCTCCAGATGAATTTGATTCAAATTCAAAAATGGTTTCTTCCGTTCATCCAAATGATAGTATTTTATTATGCGAAGACAATGTTTATTATGAATCTTGGAAGACACAATTTGATCAACAATGGCTTGCTTCAAATGGAAATGAATACAAAACCCAAGCAGCAAAAAATAAAGCATTGGTTCAAGCTCGAACAAATGAATTTATACGTGTTGTTTATCCATCTATTGAAAAAACTGGATTTGATTTTCCCGTCGTTATTAATAATCAAGTTTTACAATGGATAAGTTATTTTAGAAATAGCGGAAGAAAAAGTTTTGTTCTTTGGATGAGAAGGGGTAATGCTCTCATTCCACAAATGGAAGAAATATTAAAGCAAAATGGTTTGCCAACGGATTTAATTTATTTATCCATGATCGAATCTGGTTATAGCTCAAAAGCATTGAGTTATGTTGGTGCCGTAGGCTTATGGCAATTCATGCCTGCAACCGCTCGAGAAAACGGATTAATTATTAATGATTATTTAGATGAACGCCGTGATCTTAAAAAATCAACGAAGGCGGCTGCAAATTATTTGTCAAAACTTTACAGCAAATTTGGAAGCTGGCATTTAGCAGCGGCAAGTTATAACGGTGGTCCTGGTCTTGTTAGCAGAACTCTTAAAAATTATGGAACGGACTCTTCTTTTTTCCAATTAACCTCTATGGGAGTTGTGAATAAAGAAACAGCTGACTATGTTCCAAAACTAATTGCGGCTATGATAATTTCTAAAAATCCTGAGAAATTTGGTTTTGATACCACCGATGCGCCAACACCTGCGGCATCAAAAACAATTCCGGTAAAACGTTCTATTTCATTGGCTGATTTAGCAAAAAGTTTGAATGTAGATAAAAATGTTTTAGAGTCTTTAAATCCAGAACTACGTTTAGGAATTACGCCTCCACCACATGCTACTTCAGAAGGTCATTTTGACTTAGAAGTTCCTGCAAGTAAATATGAAAATGCTTTAATGGCGATGAACTCTCTTCCAGAAGCATCAAATAAATATATTGTTACAGCTCGAATTAATCGTAGAGAAACCCTTGCTGCATTTGCTGCTCGTTATCGTATTAATGCAGCATCTGTTCTTCACGCAAATTCAAAACTTAAAATGAATTCTCATTTAAGAAAAGGGCAATTGGTTTATATTCCTATTTCTTTAGGAACAGGACAGTATGATCGTTTTACGAGCAACAAATTTTCATCTAAAAAATTTAGCAAAAAAATGTCTGCAAAAAATAATCAATCTATTCATCATGTATCTTCAAAAAGTAGTCATATAAAAGTAGCTCAAAATTCATCTAAATCAAAAGCATTTACCAAAGCAAAAAAACAAACGACTTCATCTGCTTTGCGAAAAAAATCTGCCTCTTCTAAAAAAGTAGCTACTTCAGGAACTAGAAAAAAGCAAAAACAGTCTTTGAATTGA